The genomic region TTCTCAAGGTGAGTTATGTAATCTCTGCTTATTGCCTGGAGAGCTTGTTttaagggaggggagggagaggggacaaTCTGTCAAGGATCGTTTGGCTGCAATGCTGCCCGAAGGCAGGGGCGTGGATTCTATGGCAGCTCCAGCGACAGAGTCTGGGCCACTTTCAACGTCTTTGGAGTTCAGTCGCCATCACTACTGTATTTGGCCACAGAAAGGAGGGGCTGTTCCAATCTTCCTTACAATTACCGCCCTAATTATTACATTATACTTTCACAATTTAATCCCTTTATTTGCCTCACTGCATTTTTGGGGCTAAGTAAGCACCACAGTGTGACGCCTGATGATGTAGCTAGCAGGGTAGCCTGACGGACGGCTGCCCAGCTGCCAGCTACAAGCACAGCCAGGTGGGCAAGTCCAGAGTGCTAATCTGGACAGTGACATCTCTGTCTCCTGCTCAAAATCCTTGAAACTTGCTCTCTCCAATATGGAGTAAAACTGAACACATACATCAATGCCAAGAATCACCCTGTGCTTTGCTCTGTTAAGCTTTTGGTAGCATTTCACTAGCCTAAAGAATAATCATGCATAGAATTCCAATCGTTCTATTCTAATTATTGCTCAGTAAATAACTATTGCATAGCCATTACTATCTAagcttcatgatttttttcaaataactgtCAGGAAATTTTTTCACATAGTTGTTCTGTCTTCACAAAACATGCTGAAGACCCAAGAGTTTAATGCCCCCACCCTAAAGAGTTGGTATTCCCTTAAGGCAGAAGACATTTGTCCAGGGAATTTGCCTCAATCTACAACCTTTGGGAACACAGCCTTAATAAAATATTGGTAAGATGAAACTCCAAGCCAGCATGCTGCCTGACTCAcagtaggttctcagtaaatatttgttgaataaatgggaGTGGTTTTCACATTGAGAACCTCTTGTTTATATTAACATACACAGTACTTGTTCATTTACCCCAAAATATTTGCTTATCTTTGTGTAGTTAGACCCAGAGCTGTGTAAACTGATTTAACAAAATCAAATTACTAACAGTTTAAATTTCATATACTCTGTAACCATAAGGATTATAAGACTGTTGAACAATGGCTGGTAATAACCCAAAGATTTGAGGTGTATTTTCATTCTCAAGTTTTGCCATGTTAGTAAATAGGAAGAAGACATTTCTCAAACGCCCTAAAGTGAATACAAAGCCTTGTGTCTAGACCACCACTGTTTTTAGCTTTCTCACTTTACATGTGATTTTATATTTCGTTTTACTCTTAAGCATCCTGAGCAGTAGGTATTAATACCTTCCATTTATggataatgataaagaaaataaagattcagTGGATGAAggatttttagaagaaaatactaataaaatacgGCAATAACGAGCCAGAAAATATGAAGAtacactattaaaatatttagggaatTCATATATACAGCATGCTAACTTGGCTTTATGTTTCTCACTTAAAACTATGTAACTCTATTATGTAAGAGTCTTCAGAAACTGTGTGCTTTAAGTAAACTCTCGTAGCTGAGTTCTCATCAGATCGAGGGAGCTATGTAGCAGACAACACAAAAGCCAGGGGGAGATGGTACAACATTTTCCACTGAGGATAGTCACTAAAATCTTCAGTGAAACTGATTAAGAGTTGCACCGCCAGATGCTCTTAAAAGGGAAGGGTGGGAGACTCCTCTATGTGCAAAGGGCTTCAGACTCaccttttgttaaaatatttaaaagaataagagcttaacaaacattatttcttttgtactttaaaaactACACATCACAAAGTTATTAAGGGTAGAAGTAAACTGACTTAAGTTATGTAAGATGACAGCGGTCAGCTGTCCGTGGTAAATATCACACTCACATGGtacagagcagtggttcttaaacctgagtgagcatcagaatcacctgtaggGCTTGGTAAAACACGGATCGCTAGGCCCACCCCCAGAAATTCAGACTGAATTCCTACAGCAAGGCAGGGGAATTTGCATGTCTAACAAatgcccaggtgatgctgatactgtTGGTGCCGCCatactttgagaatcactggtgtAGACTGCAGCACAGTATAgtgcagtggttcttaaccttggCTTTGCATTATGGGTAACCTAGGAAGCTTTTAGAAATCCCCCTGGAAGGGAAAATGCATTTCTATaggcaataggtttcttaggccaaactaagatgacgGCCACAGTGTTTTTCTGGCCCGGCCCCCTGGCTAGCCAGACTTCCGGGGAGGCATGAGTCAGCACACTTACGcaaccaaggtgttatctcctgtGTAAACCCATGCGCTCACGCTTTCCCATGGCACattgccactattgttcagagccatatataagCGCTCACCATGTTCTCAGCCATGCTTTTCGCCAATGCTGtatcccccaccctgccccgaCAATAAAGAGTAtgtctcacctgcctgctgccatCGCCTCTTCTTCCAATTTCTGAAGCCTGTGCCAGAGCACGCGCTAGCCACAGAGCTCCGTCTTCACACCCCCTTACCCTGGCTACACCCAAGACCAACTGATTCAGAATTTGGGGCATGAGCCCTggcatcaggattttttttttttaaagaaagtcttCATGTGACTGCAGTGAGCTGGCAAGCTTGAGAACCACTTCTACGTGGAAAGACAGACTTTGTGTCCATAATTGGCTGTTAAGAAGATATATTTTGCAGACTTCTAAGCAGAATCATGAGTGTGCTATAGAtcctcaataaataattattcttcccttctctcatttttttcaaaagtgaaatCTAATTTTGTGCCAGAATATGTATCTACAGGTTGTCAAATGAGCTGAGTTTCTGTATTGGTGGATTTCTAGTTTAAAGGGGCACATACAAATTTCAGtcatatttttctacattttatgtgtgaaataatgttatttatgaATCTGGAAATACATAAAGGTTTGGGTATGCACCACTTAGATACTTTGGAGGTGTATTTTATAATGAGATGTAATTTCATTGGTATAATTTTGAAGTCTTTTTATACTAATTCATTCAAAAGgtgggaaaagaaggaagatgCGTAGATAATTAAATTTGTCTAGAGCAGTGGTTGTCAAAAGTATGGTCTCAGTACTACAACATCAGCatttatatttagaaacataAATTCTCAGGCCCCTACCCCATATGTAATGAATGAGAAACTCTGGAGGTCAGACCCAgtaatctacattttaacaagatttccGAGTGATCGTAatgcatgctcaagtttgagaaccactggtctaaggTATTTATTACTCCCATGCACCTATAGGAAGAACTAAAGAGGTAAGAAGCATTGTTAATCCAAGGTACATTTGTTCAGTTGCCATACTGATCTGCATTGCTCTAATAATAGCTATGCTCTTTTAAACTCCACCCAAAGCTTATTATCATTGCATCATTAGAGCTTAATAGTGAAAGAAGAATTAATGGATAGGGGGGGAAATCTTCCACTATCAATTTTAATCTATTTCTATATTCTACTCAAGATAGAATTAAGACTATGTAACTTGACTTATGAGGAtaagaactataaaaaaaaaaaaaaaagatcatgatGTGAGGTTGGAAGGGGGCAGGGTATTCCCAGATCCAACACTAACCTTGAATTGTCCTCTTGAAGAAGGCCTTGCAGGCTTCACACGACGCTACCCCATAGTGGTACCCAGACGCGATGTCACCACACACTAAACACAGTCTCTTGGGCATCGAGTTGAGCATGTATTCACACTTGGTCTGGGGATCTTCGACAATGGTGCTGGAGCAGTCATCATACAGTTTCCTGACAGGCCCAGTACCTCCCAGGATAGGAGCAGAAGGGTAGAGAGGTGGCGAGTCAAGTCCGTTCTGATGGCCATTCATGGTTGAACTGTAGCTCCCGCTGGCGTCTGAAGAGCCACCAGGGCTGTGGTGGTTGACGCTGTCCGTCAGGGAGGCCGGGCTGGAGGGTTCCGTCTTGATGAAGGACGAACAGCTGGAATCAATGTGTCGATCTTTGTTTGACATTCTGCAGAGAAGCCTGAGATTTAGGGAGAtacaaacagagagagaaagagaaggagagagtgtCAAATGCAGAAACCAAAAGAGGTAGAAACAAAGAgatggtgggaaaaaaaaatagagaaagcaaaaaggaaagataaaaggagggaaaaaatatagaagaattcaTATGTTAAAGACACTGCTCTTTGAGAGTGCTTCCTAAGGGCTAGGGATTACACATCATTCATTCTCTAGTCAATATTTCTTGTTCTACAAGAAGGTAATCAGCATAAGGGCATGACAGGGTTACATCAAAGTGCCCAGACAGGCCATAAACAAAAGCTCTAAAGGGTccaattgctttttattttacctttctctTGGAGAACCACTGTCAATATCTAAATCAACTGTCTGGATTCTAAATTTGTCAATGGAAGAGGTGGTGATTTGCAAAGTCTATATCAtttctaaaattgtattttatcctCACTCTGCCTTTCCTTCCACATGCTGATGCTGCAATCATTTTATTATGAGCAGaatcaaacttttattttcaagacCGAACAGATGATCCTAAGCTCTGTAATTACTGTTTGTCAGCATGCTTCCATAAGCATAACTGTGTCTTTTATTGATCTAAAACACATAGGGAATATATCCTCAAtcactttgtttctttatttaaattgctCTGTTTCATAGCCATTTAGCAATACAGAAAAACATCAAGTATAAAACTCTAGCCAATATTTAAGGATTATTTCCTAGAGCCTGGAAAATTTAGTGAATGATCACCAGCATTGATTAATAAATATGTGCATGCATTTTTGTGTGATTTGCTATTGTTTAAGAGGTGAATTGGTAAAAGCCATTTGAGCCTTCAGTATACATGTGAGTCCATAAATCCGATACTGTACTTTATATTCAGTAAAAGTAGAAATGCATCAAATTTTGTCCTGAAAAAATGAGATTTGTGATGGGTCTACCCACctgctttttgtcttttaatatcaTACCTCCTAAAAGGAACTATGATGAAGCATCTGATCTGACAAACTATTTCTCTTATCTAGAAGAAGCACACATCACCTCTCTTTCTTTATTGGACCCATAAGTGATTGAATTTCAGGAAAGGTAATTAGATGAAAAGATATAATTCGTCCTATTTTCTGTCTGTTTAGCCATAGTGCAAAACCCCTTTTAGCAAAGTCTTTACGAACCTTCCGAGAGCCCACTATAGAAAGAAGAGGTGGCAGGCAGATGAGAAAGGGACTTAGATAATTACTTCCCAGTGGAAAGTTGATTTATGGGAATCCCACTGGGTAATGGTCATTCACGAGAATTTGGGGGAGTAGTCACAGGCTAACCAAAGGGATGCAATTATCTCTTTCACAATAAATCTAATGATAGTTCATCCCTGCACAAATTTCGTGCTCTCCTCcaggtcctcctcctcctcccattgTTCTGTGactttaaaatggaggaaaacatGGAATTTTCTATCAGGAATGTTCACTTTAACTCTTCCAAGAAGGCAGTCTCAAGAGCAAAGCATTAAGGCAAGAATCTGCCTCTTAACAAAGCTATTTTACTTTGCAAGCTTTGCTCTGCTTTCTAACGTCAAGCAATATCAAGATGTGGAGACgtcaaagaggaaggagaaagcccCCCAAATACCTTCCTGCTCTCGCCCACCCACTTGTGTTGTCCTTTCCTCAAGAACCAGCGCAAGAAAAATATCCCCCTCGCCAGCCTGAACCACAGCGTCCTCTCCCTTCTGCATCTGCTGCCTTGTACCCGTCACTGTTAATGAGTGTTGTAATTAATAGATCGCTCTCCTTGTCTCCCAGCTTGCACTCTGGGCTAAGCACTTCCCTCAAGTCAACGTTTGAAAGAAAGCGGGTCGGCACTGACTTACAGCAGCCCTGTGAATTCCTTTTAATTTAGAGCACTTACACCACCACTTCACTTATTACCTTATAATTACTGGACTGCTCGCACATACATTATGATCTTAGACTAGAGTTAGAAGTTATTAGGGTACTAAACCATGGTTgctcccctttcctctctctagCACTGAATTTCTCACAGCTATGACAATTAACTCTTTCGCCATCTGCCCGCAAAGCactgttttatactttttatttttttcttccagagaaGAATTGCTCGGAGCTGCTTGATCACaaaacataccacattttcttccagccctcttctccccaccccctttctctctctttttctgtatcCTCTATTATGTTCACTTTCACCCCAATTCTCTTTCcctaatgctttttttttctcaggAACTTCTAAAATTTGCAGAACTCTTGATTTAAGGAGCAAGGCCAGAAATTATCCTCCAATTTATGGAACAGTTATTTACCACGTCACCAAATGTTTATGTATCAAATGCATGTTGTTAAAGTCCCTGAAAAATAGGGACTCTCCATGCAGCTGTTTCATCCAAAACTTGGTTATAACCTGGTGGCAGTAAGGAAATTCAGGACACACAAGCTGCCAGGGGAGTCCTTGGAACAACGGTAATATTTTGTCCTAAACAAGATCTGTCCACTTGACccataaatgaaaatgaacaaactggATTTGTGCTGTAGGTTGTACATGTTTTTCTCCTGACATGAACTGCTTCcttaattaataccttttgcccggtggaaataataaaagtcaCAAATTgccatttatcaagcacttactacatgccagggaCTGAGCTGAGCACTTTACAAACAGTACTTCATTGAATCCCCAAGAAACCTTGAAAGGATGGTATTACTCTTTAGGAAACCGAGCCTCAGCCATTCCAAAACTTGGAGAAGGTCATACAGTTAGGAAGCAagagagccagaatttgaactcaggtctgactccaaagtccagaGCAGAAATGCTTTGAAGCTAAGGAGAGTTTTAAATGGtgtttactcatttttttaaaattagccaagcaAGCAGGGTAGAGGTAGCACACAGAGATCTGCTTTTATTTCTCAGCAAGTATATCCACAGCTCACCCAAAAGTggaagagggcagagggggccacCACACTGGCTGCAGGACTGTCCTATTGAATCACCCTCCCCAGGGTTTGGAGTGACGCCTAAACAGATTCTCTGAAAGAACACAGTTGTCTCCTAATTACTACTTAGCTCATTACACTGAACACTTCCTAGACACCATTACATTATAACCTAAAACTACAGCGAGTCTTaattctctccctcttctgtcTCTGAAATTCTACAGCTCTATTATTCAAGCCTGAAATATTCACAACTATCTATAAATTCAATTGTCAGCTGGTGGGTTTTATTCTAGACTTCACTTCAATCTAAAATTAGAGGCACTAAAATTCACATTAACTCTAAGAGGAATGTAGTGAATAAGACTTTATTTCAAAAGAACACCTTTTTGTCAGAAAGAGCCATTTTCAAGATGATGGCTTTATCTGTAGCCAAAGAGAATAAGCCCAATTCCACATTGTACTGTTAATGCAGAAATTTTAAGTCACATTGGattaataaaaatctaaatttagtTAAGAATTATGAATAGAAATAACATGTGTCGAAATATgtgggaaatatttattttagagccTTAGTAtggttacttttattttattttaagaaaaatgagaagaacaaGGGAGCAAGACAAGCTACTGTCCAAAAATCTCCGAATGAATACCCTGAGAATAAACTGGAAGGGGAAATAACTGTGTCAAGAATAACATTCAGTTTCTATATAAGAcaccaaatttgaaaaattaaacaggCTTCTTGAAATTTCAGTGCTATAACAAGCATTTTTAACACACAGTTTGAGA from Lemur catta isolate mLemCat1 chromosome 23, mLemCat1.pri, whole genome shotgun sequence harbors:
- the LOC123626785 gene encoding estrogen-related receptor gamma-like; its protein translation is MDSVELCLPESFSLHYEEELLCRMSNKDRHIDSSCSSFIKTEPSSPASLTDSVNHHSPGGSSDASGSYSSTMNGHQNGLDSPPLYPSAPILGGTGPVRKLYDDCSSTIVEDPQTKCEYMLNSMPKRLCLVCGDIASGYHYGVASCEACKAFFKRTIQGNIEYSCPATNECEITKRRRKSCQACRFMKCLKVGMLKEGKVFC